In a single window of the Candidatus Cloacimonadota bacterium genome:
- the trpB gene encoding tryptophan synthase subunit beta, whose amino-acid sequence MVLDMPDQKGCFGTYGGSFLPEELQVIIDEITESYLKLKENPIFKLELQELNQSYTGRPSPIYYAESLSRNCKGAQIFLKREDLNHTGAHKINHCLGEALLAKYMGKKKLIAETGAGQHGVALSTAAALVGLPCEIYMGEVDVEKEYPNVIRMKILGAKVHTVSEGTRTLKDAVDAAFKAYLQDPVDQFYAIGSVVGPHPFPMMVRDFQEIVGKEAKEQFAARYNKLPDNLVACVGGGSNAIGLFTAFLPDEDVNIFGVEPAGLGLETADHAATLTLGKAGVIHGFKCYLLQDDSGNPLRVYSVASGLDYPGVGPQHSYLKDIGRINYKTITDAEAIEAFFQLSRLEGIIPALESAHAVAYAMKLASELPETKTILVNLSGRGDKDIDFVARKYGREYDIT is encoded by the coding sequence ATGGTTTTGGATATGCCAGATCAAAAAGGGTGTTTTGGAACGTATGGAGGTAGCTTTCTACCTGAAGAACTGCAAGTTATAATCGATGAGATCACAGAAAGTTATTTGAAGTTGAAGGAGAATCCGATATTCAAACTGGAACTTCAGGAATTGAATCAATCATACACAGGGCGGCCCAGTCCGATCTATTATGCAGAATCTTTATCCCGCAACTGTAAAGGAGCCCAGATTTTTTTAAAAAGAGAAGACCTGAATCACACCGGAGCTCATAAGATTAATCATTGCCTGGGTGAAGCCCTGCTGGCCAAATACATGGGCAAGAAGAAACTTATAGCAGAAACAGGTGCAGGACAGCATGGCGTGGCTTTGTCAACCGCAGCTGCACTGGTTGGCCTTCCCTGCGAGATTTATATGGGTGAGGTAGATGTAGAAAAGGAATATCCCAATGTCATCAGGATGAAGATCCTGGGAGCTAAAGTACATACTGTATCAGAGGGAACAAGAACATTGAAAGATGCTGTAGATGCTGCTTTTAAAGCTTATCTTCAGGATCCTGTAGATCAATTTTATGCGATAGGCTCTGTGGTAGGACCTCATCCTTTCCCAATGATGGTCCGAGATTTCCAGGAGATTGTCGGCAAAGAAGCGAAAGAACAGTTTGCTGCCAGGTACAACAAGTTACCAGATAACCTGGTTGCCTGTGTGGGTGGTGGTTCCAATGCTATTGGGCTGTTCACTGCATTCCTGCCGGATGAAGATGTAAATATCTTTGGTGTAGAACCGGCTGGTCTGGGTTTGGAAACAGCAGATCACGCAGCTACTCTGACTCTGGGCAAAGCAGGAGTGATCCATGGCTTTAAATGTTATCTTTTGCAGGATGATTCTGGTAATCCTCTGCGGGTTTATTCTGTTGCCAGTGGCTTGGATTATCCTGGAGTAGGTCCTCAGCACAGTTATTTAAAAGATATAGGCAGGATAAATTATAAGACAATAACAGATGCTGAAGCTATCGAAGCTTTCTTTCAACTTTCCAGGTTGGAAGGCATCATTCCCGCTTTGGAAAGTGCTCACGCAGTGGCTTATGCTATGAAGCTGGCATCCGAATTACCAGAAACTAAAACGATCCTGGTCAATCTTTCCGGCAGAGGAGATAAAGATATCGATTTCGTGGCTAGAAAATACGGTAGAGAATATGATATAACCTGA
- the typA gene encoding translational GTPase TypA: MQKIKNIAIIAHVDHGKTTLIDAALQQLGVFRANEKVDERVMDSNDLERERGITIFSKNASIFYKDYKINIVDTPGHADFGGEVQRIMKMVDCVLLLVDAFEGPMPQTKYVLKKSLELGLSPIVVINKIDRPNSRPKDVLEMIFDLFIELNANDHQLDFPIVYASGRDGIAKYELEDENSDFIPLFETIIKHVPDSVGEVDKPLQMLISAIEYDNYLGKIGTGKIKNGSVSQGQEIVLLKRDGERLLYRISKIFQYVELKKQEIKKALAGDIVSLAGMEMVDVGETVADKEHPIPLPLIEIDAPTLAMKFRVNDSPFAGREGRYLTSRKILERLQRELQSNVSLVLEETSSPDEFIVKGRGELQLSILIENMRREGYEFQVSKPKVIFRELKGKKTEPIELVMVDTDNDFAGTVIEMLSLRKGEMLDMVQGTDGYTRLEYKVPARGLIGFRNEFLTSTRGTGVINHSFYEYEYFKGEIPQKKRGALIAMEKGFATAYSLNAFAPRGIMFVEPGTEVYEGMIIGEHSRDNDLVLNIVRGKKLTNVRAAGSDDTVKLVPPRKFSLEQALEYIEDDELLEITPHNMRFRKKVLKAVDRQRMRGQESS; encoded by the coding sequence ATGCAGAAGATAAAAAATATAGCGATCATTGCGCACGTGGATCATGGTAAAACAACGCTGATAGATGCTGCTTTGCAGCAGTTGGGAGTTTTCCGCGCCAATGAAAAAGTAGATGAACGCGTGATGGATTCCAACGATCTGGAGCGGGAGCGAGGAATAACGATCTTTTCCAAAAACGCATCCATATTTTATAAAGATTACAAGATCAATATCGTCGATACGCCCGGTCATGCCGATTTCGGCGGCGAAGTGCAACGCATTATGAAGATGGTTGATTGTGTACTTTTATTGGTGGACGCCTTTGAAGGTCCGATGCCGCAAACCAAATATGTGCTGAAGAAGTCATTGGAACTTGGTCTTAGTCCTATCGTTGTGATCAATAAGATCGACCGTCCCAACAGTCGCCCCAAAGATGTGCTGGAAATGATTTTCGATCTTTTCATTGAGCTTAATGCCAATGACCATCAGCTGGATTTCCCGATAGTTTATGCTTCCGGACGCGACGGTATTGCCAAATATGAACTGGAAGATGAAAATAGCGATTTCATTCCGCTGTTCGAAACTATCATCAAGCACGTTCCCGATTCTGTAGGAGAGGTAGATAAGCCTTTACAGATGCTGATCTCAGCTATCGAATACGACAATTATCTGGGTAAGATCGGAACCGGTAAGATCAAAAATGGCTCAGTTTCGCAGGGGCAGGAAATCGTTCTTCTAAAAAGGGACGGCGAGCGTTTGTTATACAGAATTTCCAAGATTTTTCAATATGTCGAATTAAAGAAACAGGAGATCAAAAAAGCTCTGGCCGGCGACATTGTTTCTTTGGCAGGAATGGAAATGGTGGATGTGGGTGAAACAGTTGCCGATAAAGAACATCCGATCCCTTTACCACTCATCGAGATAGATGCACCAACGCTGGCTATGAAGTTCCGGGTAAATGATTCTCCATTTGCCGGGCGGGAAGGTCGTTATCTCACTTCCAGAAAGATTCTGGAACGGTTGCAAAGAGAATTGCAGAGCAATGTGAGTTTGGTCTTGGAAGAAACATCGTCTCCCGATGAATTCATCGTAAAAGGCAGGGGAGAGCTGCAGCTTTCCATTTTGATAGAAAATATGCGGCGGGAAGGATATGAATTTCAGGTTTCCAAACCAAAAGTTATATTCCGTGAATTGAAAGGGAAAAAGACAGAACCTATCGAACTGGTAATGGTTGATACCGACAATGATTTTGCCGGAACAGTCATCGAAATGCTATCCTTGCGTAAAGGTGAAATGCTGGACATGGTGCAGGGAACAGACGGCTACACGCGCCTGGAGTATAAAGTTCCAGCTCGTGGTCTGATCGGATTCAGGAATGAATTTCTTACTTCCACACGCGGAACTGGAGTGATAAATCACAGTTTCTATGAATATGAATACTTCAAAGGTGAGATTCCCCAGAAGAAACGAGGAGCATTGATCGCCATGGAAAAAGGTTTTGCAACTGCTTATTCATTGAATGCATTTGCACCACGTGGAATTATGTTCGTAGAGCCCGGAACGGAAGTGTATGAAGGCATGATTATCGGCGAACACTCGCGGGATAACGATCTGGTTTTAAATATTGTACGAGGAAAAAAACTTACAAACGTAAGAGCTGCAGGTTCCGATGATACCGTGAAGCTGGTACCACCAAGAAAATTCTCGCTGGAACAGGCATTGGAATACATCGAGGATGACGAACTGCTGGAGATAACTCCGCACAATATGAGATTTCGCAAGAAAGTATTAAAAGCTGTCGACCGGCAGAGAATGCGTGGACAGGAATCTTCCTGA
- a CDS encoding radical SAM protein, with translation MHLHGIYYSEPVYRPPSEANSLLIQVTEGCTYRCSFCFANLKKFKVRDLADIKKDMDTARKVYGADVRKMFFLDGNAMVISFHKLHELCEYATKLFPRLNRIGTYAHAKDILAKSDAELRSLQEAGLEIVYIGIESGNDQQLAKAGKRVTADEIVASFHKCFEAGITPSGTIILGLTGRDVKLAEQHILDTANLVNRASPVHVVKEGPLPVWYISCLALMFPDGSDVKRDAEAGTLTPQTAIGIMQEMKLLIENINDEVKNCVFRSNHASNYLPVKGRLSRDREKILHQINYALDHPENVKPEYLRGL, from the coding sequence ATGCATCTCCACGGAATATATTATTCAGAACCGGTTTACCGGCCGCCCAGTGAGGCGAACAGCCTGCTGATCCAGGTTACGGAAGGCTGCACTTACCGTTGCAGTTTCTGTTTTGCCAATCTCAAGAAATTCAAAGTTCGGGATCTGGCTGATATCAAGAAAGATATGGACACTGCCAGGAAGGTTTATGGAGCTGATGTTCGCAAAATGTTCTTTCTGGATGGCAATGCCATGGTGATAAGCTTTCATAAACTTCATGAGTTGTGCGAATATGCCACTAAGTTGTTTCCCCGCTTAAACCGCATCGGAACTTATGCTCATGCCAAAGATATTTTAGCCAAAAGCGATGCGGAGTTACGCTCTCTGCAGGAAGCAGGATTGGAGATCGTTTATATCGGCATCGAGAGTGGCAACGACCAGCAGCTGGCCAAAGCGGGTAAGAGAGTGACGGCAGATGAGATCGTGGCGTCATTTCATAAATGCTTTGAAGCAGGCATCACACCTTCCGGCACGATCATTCTGGGTTTAACAGGCCGGGACGTGAAATTGGCAGAACAACATATATTGGACACGGCAAATCTGGTGAATAGAGCCAGCCCGGTTCATGTTGTAAAGGAAGGACCATTGCCAGTTTGGTATATTTCCTGTCTGGCTTTGATGTTTCCAGATGGTTCAGATGTAAAGAGAGATGCAGAAGCAGGAACCTTGACCCCGCAGACGGCAATCGGTATTATGCAGGAGATGAAACTATTGATCGAGAACATAAATGACGAAGTGAAAAATTGTGTTTTCCGTAGTAATCATGCTTCCAATTACCTGCCTGTCAAAGGTCGTCTCAGCCGGGATCGCGAAAAGATACTTCATCAGATAAATTATGCTCTTGACCATCCGGAGAATGTGAAGCCGGAATATTTGAGAGGATTGTGA